A genomic region of Drosophila kikkawai strain 14028-0561.14 chromosome X, DkikHiC1v2, whole genome shotgun sequence contains the following coding sequences:
- the LOC108080110 gene encoding ral GTPase-activating protein subunit beta isoform X10, which translates to MYSEWASLSAQITANSCGAQCFSVLNKFPASAGREVVVSVVKQLGTNLGITQNAEPSHLVKDEEVKWCMDVICFGLSLPLQEHETIKDCVNVYCEWLTALHPQPRISVPKPICEDANLYARQIINHFHNLFVPRQGESADTIKRQAVLCHRVLRTLQQTAQISHLMDRQTWDTLLLFLLAINEILLAPPTVKDDVGDQLCERVLSVLFEVWLLACVRSFPSPSMWKTLQESCAMWRHRVALVDQWNRVNLALTSRLLEFSYGPAFPQLKNAEEDGQLIPVGMSNDCVAQTWYRFLRMIGNPTALCSPHIISKSSHFVQWALTHEKGAETHQHPCLQQLPQIFLNAMKGISSQVDAFLGLSKTSLIGLTGGGGGGGSARNAISSSSTISSTSAAASTTTASTIASANNSTAAVGPGIAMGSGPTVSLVPGSGSGAAPAPAPTTPTSTSGPPSASSSINSLPLTSMGAGVELAVARPKCNSILHVFHEWLFEAAHIGGDTWRQNRKKQACEASKRPSSMIMEHRKGSISLSQPNSLNDPQSLPPTLTIDKYESGRAEAIGTLCKIFCAKKTGEEILPVYLARFYMALQQCLKITESRECDETLASILLHSSDLFRLDLDGINVLLPGFIAALEIVLPDKDLKLKTQSMAFNRTELRRSAINILLSIMVLPLHYQTLPIRDLVTSETSEKIFTFIQLKSRLMNILMNALQVETDAQNTHMLLGGLLLCVQDAVTFEETELGGANMSHNSSGVQHQHHEANLLSSACSERSVSLVSAGTASLSGQTTATMGAGSGSIRDTASSAHDYPSLTISDDMSFEFGQELDSGTTYDNAHALFVRATYLVCHRLISSWKTDLNVSLAALELLSGLARLHIRETDALECKRAVKWICDYICYQCSRPPPAHSKDLHSTIVAAFQCTAAWLMQHPYLLQDKDCLQTVLEVVELGISGTKSQSKGGDIPKFKDEKELKPASMRVRDAAENLLTIILEQVGYFPSECGPESISSLLDEVALMKHCNSMVPAAAASSEQAIAKFKYFVTENSTILALLEEPLGNDQDPQPTVTLLIRGPFGRHAWTMQLRHLPRSKSGIKYHAVNPGRPIPMNDVSQRPECEQKNFPEGVDKVQPCVADYSIPTIEQIREQYGSGSIRELEAMLENQSIHEKLAWAEADTSADSLSHAQECVPPAVCHEFHAARLFLSHFGFLGFETRNPHNPAESLGTPPQRPLIVLDTKSTAFAADLERLDKLSARTHDTVYVFYVKSGQTSAQQIIGNMAEEQGSGRDPHFASMLQTLGWPVQVAEHSGWTGFVHNSWSLKGTPEEQVVTQAAANELNYNGSQRVIYWADVSSEIAFVVPTSWNLRHNSDANDTGSISSSSHPDQVSGSSNVWDTMEGRDGQGLAKSKSRNLSLELDMTRNRDAKEPVPPTRRKGNVTKPTLLAQAPAKIFLVWLESYEDYLNFPLEDMLAYTRTGEELNTLQLPRASDCHVIFVHSLLSGLLRVKLQGPPGRMSFATPLVDGMVLSRRVVGNLVRQTALNISRRRRLDNDNYQPPHVRRRLKVQDIVLKYKMDLSEAELLAHLFQRAI; encoded by the exons ATGTACTCGGAATGGGCCTCGCTATCCGCCCAGATCACGGCCAATAGCTGTGGGGCTCAGTGCTTCAGTGTGCTCAACAAGTTTCCCGCCTCCGCCGGCCGCGAGGTGGTCGTCTCTGTGGTCAAGCAGCTGGGCACCAATCTGGGAATCACACAGAATGCCGAGCCCAGTCACCTGGTTAAAGATGAGGAG GTGAAATGGTGCATGGACGTCATTTGCTTTGGCCTATCGCTGCCCCTGCAGGAGCACGAGACCATCAAGGACTGCGTCAATGTCTACTGTGAGTGGCTAACGGCTCTGCATCCGCAGCCGAGGATCAGTGTGCCCAAGCCCATATGCGAGGATGCCAATCTGTATGCCCGCCAGATCATCAATCACTTCCACAACCTGTTTGTGCCGCGGCAGGGCGAGA GTGCCGATACCATCAAACGACAGGCGGTTCTATGCCATCGGGTGCTCCGAACCCTCCAGCAGACGGCACAAATCTCTCATTTGATGGACCGACAGACTTGGGACACCCTGCTCCTCTTTCTGCTGGCCATCAATGAGATTCTACTAGCACCGCCCACCGTCAAGGACGATGTGGGTGATCAACTGTGCGAACGGGTGCTTTCCGTGCTTTTTGAGGTCTGGCTGCTGGCCTGCGTCAGGAGTTTTCCCTCGCCATCGATGTGGAAGACGCTGCAGGAATCGTGCGCCATGTGGCGACATCGTGTGGCCCTTGTCGATCAATGGAATCGGGTGAATCTGGCCCTAACCTCGCGCCTCTTGGAGTTTAGCTATGGTCCCGCATTTCCCCAGCTCAAAAATG CCGAAGAGGATGGACAGTTGATACCTGTGGGCATGTCCAACGATTGTGTGGCCCAGACCTGGTATCGATTCCTCCGTATGATTGGCAATCCCACGGCTCTCTGTTCGCCGCATATCATTAGCAAATCATCACACTTTGTTCAGTGGGCCTTGACCCACGAAAAGGGAGCCGAAACACATCAGCATCCATGCTTGCAGCAGCTGCCGCAGATCTTTCTCAATGCCATGAAGGGCATATCCAGCCAGGTGGACGCATTTCTGG GCCTAAGCAAGACCTCGCTTATCGGTCtcaccggcggcggcggcggcggcggcagtgcACGCAATgcgatcagcagcagcagcaccatctCGAGCACTAGCGCTGccgccagcaccaccaccgccaGCACCATTGCCTCCGCCAACAACTCCACTGCCGCTGTTGGCCCTGGCATAGCCATGGGCTCGGGACCAACCGTGAGCCTGGTACCGGGATCGGGCAGCGGAGCTGCTCCTGCCCCGGCGCCCACAACACCCACATCGACCTCGGGTCCGCCGTCGgcgagcagcagcatcaact CTCTGCCGCTGACTTCGATGGGAGCTGGCGTTGAGTTGGCCGTGGCCAGGCCCAAGTGCAACAGCATTCTCCACGTATTCCACGAGTGGCTCTTCGAGGCGGCGCACATAGGCGGCGACACTTGGCGCCAGAATCGCAAGA agcaagCATGCGAGGCCAGTAAGCGACCCTCGTCAATGATCATGGAGCATCGCAAGGGTTCCATTTCACTATCGCAGCCCAACTCCCTTAACGATCCGCAATCGCTGCCGCCAACGCTGACCATTGACAAGTATGAATCCGGGCGGGCCGAGGCCATTGGCACCCTATGCAAGATCTTCTGTGCCAAGAAGACCGGCGAGGAGATCCTGCCCGTCTATCTGGCTCGCTTCTATATGGCCCTGCAGCAGTGCCTGAAGATTACCGAGTCGCGGGAGTGCGACGAGACGCTGGCCAGCATCCTGCTGCATTCGAGCGACCTCTTTCGGTTGGATTTGGATGGTATAAATGTCCTGCTGCCGGGCTTTATAGCCGCCTTGGAGATTGTGCTGCCCGACAAGGACCTTAAGCTGAAGACCCAATCGATGGCCTTCAATCGCACAGAGCTGCGCCGCTCGGCCATCAACATACTGCTGTCCATAATGGTGCTGCCGCTGCACTATCAGACGCTGCCCATCCGGGATCTGGTTACCAGCGAAACGAGCGAGAA AATATTCACCTTCATCCAGCTCAAGTCTCGGCTTATGAACATCCTGATGAATGCCCTCCAGGTGGAAACGGATGCCCAGAACACACACATGCTGCTGGGTGGCCTCTTGCTATGCGTCCAGGATGCCGTGACCTTTGAGGAAACGGAACTGGGCGGCGCCAACATGTCCCACAATTCCAGTGGCgtgcagcaccagcaccacgAGGCCAATTTGCTTAGCTCTG CTTGCTCGGAGCGTTCCGTTTCGCTGGTCAGCGCTGGTACGGCCAGCTTGAGCGGCCAGACGACGGCCACCATGGGCGCGGGCTCGGGCTCTATTCGTGACACGGCCTCCTCGGCCCATGATTACCCCAGCCTGACCATATCCGATGACATGTCGTTTGAGTTCGGCCAGGAGCTGGACAGTGGCACTACCTACG ATAATGCACACGCCTTGTTTGTACGGGCCACGTACTTGGTGTGCCACCGTTTGATCTCGTCGTGGAAAACGGATCTGAATGTATCGCTGGCTGCCTTGGAACTGCTCTCTGGCCTGGCCAGGCTGCACATTCGGGAGACAG ACGCTCTAGAGTGCAAGCGGGCCGTGAAGTGGATCTGCGACTATATCTGCTACCAGTGCTCCCGGCCGCCTCCTGCGCACAGCAAGGATCTGCATAGCACCATTGTGGCGGCCTTCCAGTGCACCGCCGCCTGGCTGATGCAGCATCCGTATCTGCTGCAGGACAAGGACTGCCTTCAGACGGTGCTCGAGGTGGTTGAGCTGGGCATTTCGGGCACCAAGAGCCAGAGCAAGGGCGGTGACATACCCAAGTTCAAGGACGAGAAGGAGCTGAAGCCCGCCTCGATGCGGGTGCGGGATGCAGCGGAGAATCTGCTGACCATTATACTGGAGCAGGTTGGTTACTTTCCCAGCGAATGCGGGCCCGAGTCCATATCCTCGCTGCTTGACGAGGTGGCCCTCATGAAGCACTGCAACTCGATGGTGCCTGCGGCGGCGGCTAGCAGTGAGCAGGCGATTGCCAAGTTCAAGTATTTTGTGACGGAGAATTCCACGATTTTGGCCCTGCTGGAGGAGCCGCTGGGCAATGACCAGGATCCGCAGCCAACGGTTACGC TGCTCATTCGCGGTCCCTTCGGTCGGCATGCCTGGACCATGCAGCTGCGCCACTTGCCCCGCAGCAAGTCGGGCATCAAGTACCATGCCGTCAATCCTGGCAGACCCATACCCATGAACGATGTCAGCCAGCGGCCCGAGTGCGAGCAGAAGAACTTCCCCGAGGGTGTGGACAAGGTGCAGCCCTGCGTGGCGGACTACTCCATTCCAACCATCGAACAGATACGCGAACAGTATGGCTCGGGCAGCATCCGGGAGCTGGAGGCCATGCTGGAGAACCAGAGCATCCACGAGAAGCTGGCCTGGGCGGAGGCGGACACCAGTGCCGATAGCCTGTCGCATGCCCAGGAATGTGTGCCGCCGGCGGTGTGCCACGAGTTCCATGCGGCGCGCCTCTTTCTCTCGCATTTTGGTTTCCTTGGCTTCGAGACACGCAATCCGCACAATCCGGCCGAGTCGCTGGGCACGCCGCCGCAGCGACCACTGATTGTGCTGGACACCAAGTCGACGGCCTTTGCCGCCGATCTGGAGCGGCTGGACAAGCTGAGTGCGCGGACCCATGACACGGTCTATGTGTTCTATGTGAAG TCGGGTCAGACAAGCGCCCAGCAGATAATTGGCAACATGGCCGAGGAGCAGGGATCTGGTCGGGATCCGCATTTCGCCAGCATGCTGCAGACCCTGGGCTGGCCCGTCCAGGTGGCGGAACACTCGGGCTGGACGGGCTTTGTCCACAACTCGTGGTCGCTCAAGGGAACGCCCGAGGAGCAGGTGGTGACCCAGGCGGCAGCCAATGAACTGAACTACAATGGCTCCCAGCGGGTGATCTATTGGGCGGATGTCTCCTCGGAAATTGCCTTTGTGGTGCCCACCTCATGGAATCTGCGGCACAACAGCGATGCCAACGATACGGGCAGcatttcctcctcctcccaccCGGATCAGGTCAGTGGCTCCAGCAATGTGTGGGACACAATGGAAGGTCGTGATGGTCAGGGTTTGGCCAAATCCAAGTCAAGGAATCTCAGTCTGGAGCTCGATATGACGCGCAACAGGGATGCCAAGGAGCCAGTGCCTCCTACGCGGCGGAAAGGCAATGTGACCAAGCCCACGCTGCTGGCCCAGGCGCCGGCCAAGATCTTTCTGGTGTGGCTGGAGAGCTACGAGGATTACCTGAACTTTCCCCTGGAAGATATGCTCGCCTATACGCGGACCGGCGAGGAACTAAACACGCTCCAGCTGCCCCGCGCTTCCGACTGTCACGTGATCTTTGTTCACTCGCTGCTCTCGGGACTGCTGCGGGTGAAGCTGCAGGGTCCGCCCGGCAGGATGAGCTTTGCCACACCGCTGGTGGATGGCATGGTGCTGAGTCGGCGGGTCGTGGGGAATCTGGTGCGGCAGACGGCCTTGAACATATCACGCCGACGGCGATTGGACAATGACAA CTACCAACCGCCGCATGTGCGACGACGCCTCAAGGTGCAGGACATTGTCCTCAAGTACAAAATGGATCTGAGCGAGGCCGAGCTGCTGGCCCATCTCTTCCAGCGTGCAATCTAG
- the LOC108080110 gene encoding ral GTPase-activating protein subunit beta isoform X8 has protein sequence MYSEWASLSAQITANSCGAQCFSVLNKFPASAGREVVVSVVKQLGTNLGITQNAEPSHLVKDEEVKWCMDVICFGLSLPLQEHETIKDCVNVYCEWLTALHPQPRISVPKPICEDANLYARQIINHFHNLFVPRQGESADTIKRQAVLCHRVLRTLQQTAQISHLMDRQTWDTLLLFLLAINEILLAPPTVKDDVGDQLCERVLSVLFEVWLLACVRSFPSPSMWKTLQESCAMWRHRVALVDQWNRVNLALTSRLLEFSYGPAFPQLKNAEEDGQLIPVGMSNDCVAQTWYRFLRMIGNPTALCSPHIISKSSHFVQWALTHEKGAETHQHPCLQQLPQIFLNAMKGISSQVDAFLALPLTSMGAGVELAVARPKCNSILHVFHEWLFEAAHIGGDTWRQNRKKQACEASKRPSSMIMEHRKGSISLSQPNSLNDPQSLPPTLTIDKYESGRAEAIGTLCKIFCAKKTGEEILPVYLARFYMALQQCLKITESRECDETLASILLHSSDLFRLDLDGINVLLPGFIAALEIVLPDKDLKLKTQSMAFNRTELRRSAINILLSIMVLPLHYQTLPIRDLVTSETSEKIFTFIQLKSRLMNILMNALQVETDAQNTHMLLGGLLLCVQDAVTFEETELGGANMSHNSSGVQHQHHEANLLSSACSERSVSLVSAGTASLSGQTTATMGAGSGSIRDTASSAHDYPSLTISDDMSFEFGQELDSGTTYDNAHALFVRATYLVCHRLISSWKTDLNVSLAALELLSGLARLHIRETDTLVRIYEASQNLTIISSDALECKRAVKWICDYICYQCSRPPPAHSKDLHSTIVAAFQCTAAWLMQHPYLLQDKDCLQTVLEVVELGISGTKSQSKGGDIPKFKDEKELKPASMRVRDAAENLLTIILEQVGYFPSECGPESISSLLDEVALMKHCNSMVPAAAASSEQAIAKFKYFVTENSTILALLEEPLGNDQDPQPTVTLLIRGPFGRHAWTMQLRHLPRSKSGIKYHAVNPGRPIPMNDVSQRPECEQKNFPEGVDKVQPCVADYSIPTIEQIREQYGSGSIRELEAMLENQSIHEKLAWAEADTSADSLSHAQECVPPAVCHEFHAARLFLSHFGFLGFETRNPHNPAESLGTPPQRPLIVLDTKSTAFAADLERLDKLSARTHDTVYVFYVKSGQTSAQQIIGNMAEEQGSGRDPHFASMLQTLGWPVQVAEHSGWTGFVHNSWSLKGTPEEQVVTQAAANELNYNGSQRVIYWADVSSEIAFVVPTSWNLRHNSDANDTGSISSSSHPDQVSGSSNVWDTMEGRDGQGLAKSKSRNLSLELDMTRNRDAKEPVPPTRRKGNVTKPTLLAQAPAKIFLVWLESYEDYLNFPLEDMLAYTRTGEELNTLQLPRASDCHVIFVHSLLSGLLRVKLQGPPGRMSFATPLVDGMVLSRRVVGNLVRQTALNISRRRRLDNDNYQPPHVRRRLKVQDIVLKYKMDLSEAELLAHLFQRAI, from the exons ATGTACTCGGAATGGGCCTCGCTATCCGCCCAGATCACGGCCAATAGCTGTGGGGCTCAGTGCTTCAGTGTGCTCAACAAGTTTCCCGCCTCCGCCGGCCGCGAGGTGGTCGTCTCTGTGGTCAAGCAGCTGGGCACCAATCTGGGAATCACACAGAATGCCGAGCCCAGTCACCTGGTTAAAGATGAGGAG GTGAAATGGTGCATGGACGTCATTTGCTTTGGCCTATCGCTGCCCCTGCAGGAGCACGAGACCATCAAGGACTGCGTCAATGTCTACTGTGAGTGGCTAACGGCTCTGCATCCGCAGCCGAGGATCAGTGTGCCCAAGCCCATATGCGAGGATGCCAATCTGTATGCCCGCCAGATCATCAATCACTTCCACAACCTGTTTGTGCCGCGGCAGGGCGAGA GTGCCGATACCATCAAACGACAGGCGGTTCTATGCCATCGGGTGCTCCGAACCCTCCAGCAGACGGCACAAATCTCTCATTTGATGGACCGACAGACTTGGGACACCCTGCTCCTCTTTCTGCTGGCCATCAATGAGATTCTACTAGCACCGCCCACCGTCAAGGACGATGTGGGTGATCAACTGTGCGAACGGGTGCTTTCCGTGCTTTTTGAGGTCTGGCTGCTGGCCTGCGTCAGGAGTTTTCCCTCGCCATCGATGTGGAAGACGCTGCAGGAATCGTGCGCCATGTGGCGACATCGTGTGGCCCTTGTCGATCAATGGAATCGGGTGAATCTGGCCCTAACCTCGCGCCTCTTGGAGTTTAGCTATGGTCCCGCATTTCCCCAGCTCAAAAATG CCGAAGAGGATGGACAGTTGATACCTGTGGGCATGTCCAACGATTGTGTGGCCCAGACCTGGTATCGATTCCTCCGTATGATTGGCAATCCCACGGCTCTCTGTTCGCCGCATATCATTAGCAAATCATCACACTTTGTTCAGTGGGCCTTGACCCACGAAAAGGGAGCCGAAACACATCAGCATCCATGCTTGCAGCAGCTGCCGCAGATCTTTCTCAATGCCATGAAGGGCATATCCAGCCAGGTGGACGCATTTCTGG CTCTGCCGCTGACTTCGATGGGAGCTGGCGTTGAGTTGGCCGTGGCCAGGCCCAAGTGCAACAGCATTCTCCACGTATTCCACGAGTGGCTCTTCGAGGCGGCGCACATAGGCGGCGACACTTGGCGCCAGAATCGCAAGA agcaagCATGCGAGGCCAGTAAGCGACCCTCGTCAATGATCATGGAGCATCGCAAGGGTTCCATTTCACTATCGCAGCCCAACTCCCTTAACGATCCGCAATCGCTGCCGCCAACGCTGACCATTGACAAGTATGAATCCGGGCGGGCCGAGGCCATTGGCACCCTATGCAAGATCTTCTGTGCCAAGAAGACCGGCGAGGAGATCCTGCCCGTCTATCTGGCTCGCTTCTATATGGCCCTGCAGCAGTGCCTGAAGATTACCGAGTCGCGGGAGTGCGACGAGACGCTGGCCAGCATCCTGCTGCATTCGAGCGACCTCTTTCGGTTGGATTTGGATGGTATAAATGTCCTGCTGCCGGGCTTTATAGCCGCCTTGGAGATTGTGCTGCCCGACAAGGACCTTAAGCTGAAGACCCAATCGATGGCCTTCAATCGCACAGAGCTGCGCCGCTCGGCCATCAACATACTGCTGTCCATAATGGTGCTGCCGCTGCACTATCAGACGCTGCCCATCCGGGATCTGGTTACCAGCGAAACGAGCGAGAA AATATTCACCTTCATCCAGCTCAAGTCTCGGCTTATGAACATCCTGATGAATGCCCTCCAGGTGGAAACGGATGCCCAGAACACACACATGCTGCTGGGTGGCCTCTTGCTATGCGTCCAGGATGCCGTGACCTTTGAGGAAACGGAACTGGGCGGCGCCAACATGTCCCACAATTCCAGTGGCgtgcagcaccagcaccacgAGGCCAATTTGCTTAGCTCTG CTTGCTCGGAGCGTTCCGTTTCGCTGGTCAGCGCTGGTACGGCCAGCTTGAGCGGCCAGACGACGGCCACCATGGGCGCGGGCTCGGGCTCTATTCGTGACACGGCCTCCTCGGCCCATGATTACCCCAGCCTGACCATATCCGATGACATGTCGTTTGAGTTCGGCCAGGAGCTGGACAGTGGCACTACCTACG ATAATGCACACGCCTTGTTTGTACGGGCCACGTACTTGGTGTGCCACCGTTTGATCTCGTCGTGGAAAACGGATCTGAATGTATCGCTGGCTGCCTTGGAACTGCTCTCTGGCCTGGCCAGGCTGCACATTCGGGAGACAG ACACCTTAGTGAGAATATACGAAGCTAGTCAGAATCTAACGATAATCTCCTCAGACGCTCTAGAGTGCAAGCGGGCCGTGAAGTGGATCTGCGACTATATCTGCTACCAGTGCTCCCGGCCGCCTCCTGCGCACAGCAAGGATCTGCATAGCACCATTGTGGCGGCCTTCCAGTGCACCGCCGCCTGGCTGATGCAGCATCCGTATCTGCTGCAGGACAAGGACTGCCTTCAGACGGTGCTCGAGGTGGTTGAGCTGGGCATTTCGGGCACCAAGAGCCAGAGCAAGGGCGGTGACATACCCAAGTTCAAGGACGAGAAGGAGCTGAAGCCCGCCTCGATGCGGGTGCGGGATGCAGCGGAGAATCTGCTGACCATTATACTGGAGCAGGTTGGTTACTTTCCCAGCGAATGCGGGCCCGAGTCCATATCCTCGCTGCTTGACGAGGTGGCCCTCATGAAGCACTGCAACTCGATGGTGCCTGCGGCGGCGGCTAGCAGTGAGCAGGCGATTGCCAAGTTCAAGTATTTTGTGACGGAGAATTCCACGATTTTGGCCCTGCTGGAGGAGCCGCTGGGCAATGACCAGGATCCGCAGCCAACGGTTACGC TGCTCATTCGCGGTCCCTTCGGTCGGCATGCCTGGACCATGCAGCTGCGCCACTTGCCCCGCAGCAAGTCGGGCATCAAGTACCATGCCGTCAATCCTGGCAGACCCATACCCATGAACGATGTCAGCCAGCGGCCCGAGTGCGAGCAGAAGAACTTCCCCGAGGGTGTGGACAAGGTGCAGCCCTGCGTGGCGGACTACTCCATTCCAACCATCGAACAGATACGCGAACAGTATGGCTCGGGCAGCATCCGGGAGCTGGAGGCCATGCTGGAGAACCAGAGCATCCACGAGAAGCTGGCCTGGGCGGAGGCGGACACCAGTGCCGATAGCCTGTCGCATGCCCAGGAATGTGTGCCGCCGGCGGTGTGCCACGAGTTCCATGCGGCGCGCCTCTTTCTCTCGCATTTTGGTTTCCTTGGCTTCGAGACACGCAATCCGCACAATCCGGCCGAGTCGCTGGGCACGCCGCCGCAGCGACCACTGATTGTGCTGGACACCAAGTCGACGGCCTTTGCCGCCGATCTGGAGCGGCTGGACAAGCTGAGTGCGCGGACCCATGACACGGTCTATGTGTTCTATGTGAAG TCGGGTCAGACAAGCGCCCAGCAGATAATTGGCAACATGGCCGAGGAGCAGGGATCTGGTCGGGATCCGCATTTCGCCAGCATGCTGCAGACCCTGGGCTGGCCCGTCCAGGTGGCGGAACACTCGGGCTGGACGGGCTTTGTCCACAACTCGTGGTCGCTCAAGGGAACGCCCGAGGAGCAGGTGGTGACCCAGGCGGCAGCCAATGAACTGAACTACAATGGCTCCCAGCGGGTGATCTATTGGGCGGATGTCTCCTCGGAAATTGCCTTTGTGGTGCCCACCTCATGGAATCTGCGGCACAACAGCGATGCCAACGATACGGGCAGcatttcctcctcctcccaccCGGATCAGGTCAGTGGCTCCAGCAATGTGTGGGACACAATGGAAGGTCGTGATGGTCAGGGTTTGGCCAAATCCAAGTCAAGGAATCTCAGTCTGGAGCTCGATATGACGCGCAACAGGGATGCCAAGGAGCCAGTGCCTCCTACGCGGCGGAAAGGCAATGTGACCAAGCCCACGCTGCTGGCCCAGGCGCCGGCCAAGATCTTTCTGGTGTGGCTGGAGAGCTACGAGGATTACCTGAACTTTCCCCTGGAAGATATGCTCGCCTATACGCGGACCGGCGAGGAACTAAACACGCTCCAGCTGCCCCGCGCTTCCGACTGTCACGTGATCTTTGTTCACTCGCTGCTCTCGGGACTGCTGCGGGTGAAGCTGCAGGGTCCGCCCGGCAGGATGAGCTTTGCCACACCGCTGGTGGATGGCATGGTGCTGAGTCGGCGGGTCGTGGGGAATCTGGTGCGGCAGACGGCCTTGAACATATCACGCCGACGGCGATTGGACAATGACAA CTACCAACCGCCGCATGTGCGACGACGCCTCAAGGTGCAGGACATTGTCCTCAAGTACAAAATGGATCTGAGCGAGGCCGAGCTGCTGGCCCATCTCTTCCAGCGTGCAATCTAG